ATTTTTCGGGTAAAAAAATCGGCTTTAAACTAGAGTGTGATGAAAAAACTGCCTATGATAATGCAAAAAAAGCTTTAGTAAATAAAGGTTTAAGCTTATTATGTCTTAATATTTTAGGAGAACATACTCAATTTGGCTCAAGTAAAAACGAAATATTTTTCTGTGATTATTCAGGCATTAGCGAAGGGTATTTTGATACTAAAGAAAACTTAGCAAAAATTATTTTTGATAGAGTAAAAGCTGATGTTTAATGATGTTTTGCCAATTAAATTTAAAGTAATTGATAAATTAATGTTTAATCGCTACAAATTATTAATTGGTAAAAAAGAATTAACCACAAAATCAAACATTAATTTAGAGCCAAACACTTATTATTTAGCTGAAATTTATGATAGTTTAGTCTTTAAAAATCTTCAAGCTGATAAGGTTTTTGCCTATATTGATTATGATTGTTTTGAGTTATTAAAAATCGCTTTTAGAGATGATTTTAAATACACGCTAATTAATTCATTAATCCAAACAAATCAAAAATCAGATTATGAATGCTATAAAACAATGCTTTTTGCTTTGAATGAAGATATTTTATATTTACCTTGTTTGCTTGAAGGAAAACCTATATTAATTGAATATAGAAAGAAAAAAAATGAATTAGCAATTTATTATGATGTTTTTGCTAAATTAAGCCTTTTTTTAAATGATAATAAAATATTAACTAGCTTTTCTAAGGTTCAAAAAATCTGCTTTGAATATTCGCAAAATGTAGAATTGACTACTTATAAAGATGATTTTTTTAGCCTTAGTTATAAAGGAAATTTATGAACGAGTTAAATCATTTAGCAATCATTATGGATGGTAATGGTAGATGGGCTAAAAATCAAGGTTTATTAAGAAGTTTCGGGCATAAAGCAGGTGCAAAAACTATTGAAAGATTGGTAAAAGCTTGTATTGAAGAAGGCGTTTTAGAGCTTAGTTTATTTGCATTTTCTACCGAAAATTGGAAAAGACCTAAAGAAGAAATTGAGTTTATTTTCAAATTACTTAAAGAATACTTATCTAGTGAATTAAACAATTTTATAAAAAATGAAATTAGATTTAAAAGCTTTGGAGATATTAGTGTTCTTGATTTGGATACTAAGAATTTAATTAATGAGTTTGAAGAAAAAACTAAAAATTACTCAAGAATTATTTTTAATCTAGGCATAAATTACGGCGGAAAAGATGAGATTTTAAGAGCTTTTAAAAAATTAAAAGCAAGTGATGAAGAAATAGATGAAAATAATTTTAATAAATATTTAGATATTAAAAACAATGTTGATTTATTGATTAGAACGGGCGGACATTTTAGGATTTCAAATTTCTTACTTTGGCAATGTGCTTATGCAGAGTTTGTTTTTACCCCTACTTTATTTCCTGATTTTAAAGAAGATGAATTAAAAGAAATTATTAAAAATTATAGAATTTGTAAAAGGAATTTCGGTGGAGTTTAGTATTTTGGTTTTTATATTTGGGCTTGTTTTTGGCTCGTTTTTAAATGTATTGATTTTAAGACTACCTGAGAGAAAAAGTGTTTTTTATCCGCCAAGTTCTTGTGGAAGCTGTAATAACAAATTGAAATTCTATCACAATATCCCTATTATTTCTTGGCTAGTTTTAGGTGGTAAATGTGGGTTTTGTAAAAGCAAAATAAGCATTCAGTATCCATTAATTGAGCTAATTGTTGGCTTTATATTTTTATATTGCATAGATATTAATAGTTTAGAAAATCTTGCTTATTCTATTTGCTTAGCATTATCATTTAGCTTATTATTTGCACTTTGCATTATTGATGTTCGCTACCTTGCTGTGCCTAGCTTTACTTTAATGCTAACTTTGATTTTTGCTCTAATTTATACTCATTCAATAAGTAGTTTTAAAGATGCTTTAATCTTTGCAGGTGGTGCGTATTTGCTAAAATCTTTAATAGAGAGCATAATGAATGCAAAGGCAAAAAGCGATGATGAATGTATTCAAGTAATGGGCGAAGCTGATATTGAAATAATGGCATTAATTGGAGCCTTATTAGGAATTAAACTTGGTTTTGTGGCTATATTTTTAGGAGCTGTTGTGAGTTTGCCTGTTTTTATGTATCTAAGAATAAAAGGCAAGGAAAACATACAAGTTCCTTTCATACCATTTTTAAGCATAGGACTTGCTTTAGTATGGTTTTTCCCTAGCGTTGGGCAATTTTGTTTAGATTATGTGCAATGATTAAAAAATATTTATTTAGACAATTCATAGGCTCTTTTTTATCAATATTTTTAACGCTATTTTTAGTAAGCTCTATCATTGTCTTATTTCAAATAGCAAAAATTACTTCTTATATAGAATTAAGCTTATATGAATTATTTAAATTATATTCTCTTATGAGTGTAAAACTCATCATTTTTACTACTCCTATTAGCTTTTTTATTACCTGTTTTATGTGTATTCTAAGATTATCTAAAGAAAACGAAATAATTATGCTTTTTTCTCTAGGATTAAACCCTAGAAAAATAGCTAATTTTATTAGCTTTTTAGCCTTTATAGTAAGTTTGGTTTTATTAGTAATTAGCATAGTTTTAATGCCGCTTAGTTTTTCTTTATATGATAATTTTATTGATTATAAAAAAGCCTTTTCTAAAATTAATCTTAAAAATGCTAATTTTGGTCAAAAATTAGGAGATTATATATATTTTGCAGATGAATTAGAGAATGGAATTTATAAAAATATTGTTTTGTATTTGCCAAAAACAAATTCTAAAAACG
This is a stretch of genomic DNA from Campylobacter sp. RM12651. It encodes these proteins:
- the uppS gene encoding polyprenyl diphosphate synthase — encoded protein: MNELNHLAIIMDGNGRWAKNQGLLRSFGHKAGAKTIERLVKACIEEGVLELSLFAFSTENWKRPKEEIEFIFKLLKEYLSSELNNFIKNEIRFKSFGDISVLDLDTKNLINEFEEKTKNYSRIIFNLGINYGGKDEILRAFKKLKASDEEIDENNFNKYLDIKNNVDLLIRTGGHFRISNFLLWQCAYAEFVFTPTLFPDFKEDELKEIIKNYRICKRNFGGV
- a CDS encoding A24 family peptidase translates to MEFSILVFIFGLVFGSFLNVLILRLPERKSVFYPPSSCGSCNNKLKFYHNIPIISWLVLGGKCGFCKSKISIQYPLIELIVGFIFLYCIDINSLENLAYSICLALSFSLLFALCIIDVRYLAVPSFTLMLTLIFALIYTHSISSFKDALIFAGGAYLLKSLIESIMNAKAKSDDECIQVMGEADIEIMALIGALLGIKLGFVAIFLGAVVSLPVFMYLRIKGKENIQVPFIPFLSIGLALVWFFPSVGQFCLDYVQ
- a CDS encoding LptF/LptG family permease — translated: MFRLCAMIKKYLFRQFIGSFLSIFLTLFLVSSIIVLFQIAKITSYIELSLYELFKLYSLMSVKLIIFTTPISFFITCFMCILRLSKENEIIMLFSLGLNPRKIANFISFLAFIVSLVLLVISIVLMPLSFSLYDNFIDYKKAFSKINLKNANFGQKLGDYIYFADELENGIYKNIVLYLPKTNSKNEQILLANQGTILNEDNKITFNLDNVMLYNFKQNTEIAKIKNLSFSTLINSKITNIQSFKDYWKDYKTPSKSKELVIYILLSLLPIASVHYALAFSIISSRYEKSHEYLAMLVFLIIYLVPMMMFLNYHFYTITFVFFTSLIISKICFRKKILSRY